Proteins from one Nicotiana tabacum cultivar K326 chromosome 23, ASM71507v2, whole genome shotgun sequence genomic window:
- the LOC107791157 gene encoding uncharacterized protein LOC107791157, whose amino-acid sequence MAFYLDEEEVWRCPKHPSKRRRNGVCPVCLKDRLVILCPDCANVRPCACYASASSSSSSASSSFSLFSSSSGRSGGGGGGGGGGCEGIGSVARVSKLVESEPAFQRSRSVGIPFLRSRDKNSAARRNQPPICNDKIIKTPSVWSVFKLSKSKRSGELKKEEVKGKANVKANIHHVNIINEFSDSRIDDFARMMNRSRSMSVAITSVSGAGESPSKSKGWHFPSPMKVFRQSKRSPLYRG is encoded by the coding sequence ATGGCGTTTTATTTAGATGAAGAAGAAGTGTGGAGATGTCCAAAACACCCTTCGAAGCGACGGAGGAATGGAGTTTGCCCGGTTTGTCTCAAGGACAGGCTCGTCATTCTTTGCCCTGACTGTGCTAACGTACGCCCCTGTGCATGCTACGCCTCTGCGTCGTCGTCTTCTTCCTCCGCTTCCTCTTCGTTTTCTCTCTTCTCCTCATCCTCCGGTCGTAGCGGCGGCggcggaggaggaggaggtggtggtTGCGAAGGAATTGGCTCCGTCGCACGAGTTTCGAAGCTTGTAGAAAGTGAGCCGGCGTTCCAGAGATCAAGATCCGTCGGAATTCCGTTCCTCCGATCGCGAGACAAAAATTCCGCCGCCCGGAGAAATCAGCCGCCGATTTGTAACGACAAGATTATCAAAACGCCGTCGGTTTGGTCGGTTTTCAAGTTGAGTAAGAGTAAGAGAAGCGGAGAATTAAAGAAGGAAGAAGTGAAAGGAAAAGCGAATGTGAAAGCGAATATTCATCATGTCAATATTATTAACGAATTTAGTGATAGTAGAATTGATGATTTTGCGAGGATGATGAATAGATCAAGATCAATGAGTGTGGCGATAACGTCAGTTTCCGGCGCCGGTGAGTCGCCGTCGAAGTCGAAAGGATGGCATTTTCCAAGTCCAATGAAAGTCTTCCGTCAATCGAAACGTTCGCCTTTGTACAGAGGTtga